The Coffea arabica cultivar ET-39 chromosome 4e, Coffea Arabica ET-39 HiFi, whole genome shotgun sequence genome includes a window with the following:
- the LOC113741320 gene encoding uncharacterized protein isoform X3, translating into MHYFSLKAEEHVLLVFGWLHKWVMRSADLDPLQPLLKKCVSLLETEIVPSATETSRPRVQLDRITVWLGIKALLGFLEPPAFEEGILDRYPVFLSIVLNQISDDLEFSHAVNCLRLLFQMLGCKLWWRSTLSPSVMCNTLLGQCFHTRNEKSHKEIFDLFQPFLQSLEALQDGEHEMQRRHLLYFLLHQVTVSSNFSVLMRKKACQIALLIVHRGYKINPPCPPYECVHMWCPSLVSSLKDSSLHISLRQPALDLIQTVVISDASALVATILNNHLLSCNEKVVPVEANDENDNNEELLIGEDIEEKDTSCWNEFHLQMKNTTLTYTEWLCIPMLWFDVLVGIDPLILPVSFSKAVFWALSRFSMVEAEYSIRMSVSIGDLLTTCASEISHLFGWKIPSGSDDGGDRAESKNSIGVSKMYIPLIRTFRRLASHYIFRMEQSELKKQWTWEPGMADSLILFLVDPNDNDRQVSRLILEQFSGEKGLTSGLRFLCSSQSSLAAIFLGLRHALKLVHLDAVLLNFQMLHHFFFVLCKLIKEGNSCRDPIAGGSRGVLNVPQFSSRGGFLRQPVINLRKDDLNSSVVNSTAWEKFCCSISEMAWPSVKKCLAEGKAFKDDKISQMTSVRLLEILPIIFGELYPNSGLTMKVITDMKWLHDFMDWGRSSLAVVARYWKQALVSLLGVLKKSCSQNTACAIRAVERLMSSDNVAMDEMNDQVTCLSLSLVDDGSSALNKSNMKPKSIFSEELLHGQNCLLENVKLLSPNAVEEHLTGLDGLIGRERDNVIILLDDDEKPAISAVEKIQSYLGLTQDSFDNKAFSSVPMERTLHCNEENNSATGCLGYSSETLCEGSIEGFSPIIQKLEMDKTEGREWPAPDLMFKSIESKEKEMSPKHNKNYFCPTENVSDLKSSDESVDSGGTGSSKSQLGWKMKAPVGTSNIFNSNSKDHKSDDKVLEKSHLVTNKVLHHDREDDSWDFSFFKSARPHKSLLSKPSNPGAKRQVIQLNLPMQNRSGSWRLNLEKGRFKAPRLDDWYKSILELDYFVTVGLASEDKGGNRKFGKLKEVPVCFKSPDEYVEIFRPLVLEEFKAQLHSSFQEMTSVDEMCYGGISVLSVERIDDFHMVRCVHDDAESSGSRSFLEKDLILLTRQPLPRSSHGDIHMVGKVEKREIDIKRRSSVLVLRLYLQNGSSRLNRARKFLVERSKWCISHIMSITPQLREFQALSSLREIPLLPVILNPACHTGVNNSRRENLGRLSQPLQQVLRSSYNGSQLQAISAAIGSFDLKKDFEVSLVQGPPGTGKTRTILGIVSGLLAFSQTRDKKRTGSRDPYRTTSSDMHSRSQINQSAAIARAWQDAALAKQLHEEEDRSTKSSGSCSRGRILICAQSNAAVDELVSRISTEGLYGCDGLIYKPYLVRVGNIKTVHPNSLPYFIDTLVDQRVVEETANDGKTEIGVDSVSVLRSNLESLVDQIRFYEAKRANLVGRDPDTRRQLEGSVKGDDLKEPIDTEIEAKLKRLYEKKKAFYKDLSHAQAQEKKASEESKARKQKLRRAILKEAEVVVTTLSGCGGDLYGVCAESILSHKFSSSTESTLFDAVVVDEAAQALEPATLIPLQLLKSKGTRCIMVGDPKQLPATVLSNIASKYLYQCSMFERLQRAGHPVVMLTQQYRMHPEICRFPSLHFYDGKLKNGDQMSSKAAVFHETEGLGPYMFFDVVDGQESHGKNTGSLSLYNECEADAAVEVLRHFKKRYPLEFVGGRIGVITPYKRQLSVLRSRFSSAFGSSISAEMEFNTVDGFQGREVDILVLSTVRAAEHQASRSSSSSIGFVADVRRMNVALTRAKFSLWILGNARTLQTNENWASLLKDAKERNLVTQVRRPYNNLIFNSASHEIPPDEGPGNHLRQLQHVNKVKATAKHADVQNTRAKDISERRENTL; encoded by the exons ATGCATTACTTTTCCTTAAAAGCAGAAGAGCACGTTCTATTGGTTTTCGGCTGGCTGCACAAATGGGTAAT GAGATCAGCTGACTTGGATCCTCTGCAGCCTTTGCTGAAGAAATGTGTTAGTCTTCTGGAGACTGAAATAGTGCCATCAGCTACTGAGACTTCTAGACCTAGGGTGCAGCTGGACCGAATAACTGTATGGCTCGGGATTAAAGCATT GCTTGGGTTCTTAGAACCTCCAGCATTTGAGGAAGGGATATTAGATCGCTACCCTGTTTTTTTGAGTATCGTACTTAACCAAATTAGTGATGATCTTGAATTTTCTCACGCTGTTAATTGCCTGAGGCTGCTTTTCCAAATGCTTG GATGTAAGCTTTGGTGGAGATCAACATTGTCTCCAAGTGTTATGTGTAATACATTGCTAGGTCAATGTTTTCATACTCGTAATGAGAAAAGCCACAAAGAAATTTTTGATCTTTTCCAGCCTTTTTTGCAG TCTCTAGAAGCTTTACAAGATGGAGAGCATGAAATGCAACGGAGGCATCTTCTTTACTTCCTTTTGCATCAAGTGACCGTGAGTAGTAACTTCAGTGTACTGATGCGAAAAAAGGCTTGTCAG ATTGCTCTTCTCATTGTTCACCGAGGTTACAAGATTAACCCACCTTGCCCACCTTATGAATGTGTGCACATGTG GTGCCCTTCTCTTGTCTCTTCTTTGAAGGATTCATCCCTTCATATCTCACTGAGACAACCAGCCTTGGATCTTATTCAAACAGTTGTAATTTCTGATGCTTCTGCTTTGGTTGCCACAATTTTGAACAATCATTTGCTTTCATGTAACGAAAAAGTTGTGCCTGTTGAGGCTAATGATGAAAATGACAACAATGAAGAGCTCCTTATTGGTGAAGATATTGAAGAGAAGGACACAAGTTGTTGGAATGAATTCCATCTGCAGATGAAAAATACTACACTGACATATACGGAGTGGCTGTGCATTCCAATGCTATGGTTTGATGTTCTAGTTGGAATTGATCCTTTGATCCTTCCGGTATCATTTTCCAAAGCTGTTTTTTGGGCTCTATCTCGTTTCTCTATGGTAGAGGCAGAGTATAGCATCCGAATGTCAGTTTCAATAGGGGATTTGCTGACAACCTGTGCTTCAGAAATTTCTCATCTTTTTGGATGGAAGATCCCTTCTGGTTCTGACGATGGTGGAGATAGAGCAGAGTCCAAAAACTCCATTGGTGTCTCAAAAATGTATATTCCTCTCATAAGGACATTTAGGAG GTTGGCTTCCCACTATATTTTCAGAATGGAGCAAAGTGAACTGAAGAAGCAGTGGACTTGGGAGCCAGGGATGGCTGATAGTCTGattctttttcttgttgatccaaatgat AATGACAGACAAGTGAGTAGGCTTATCCTTGAGCAATTTTCAGGCGAAAAAGGCCTTACTTCTGGTCTGCGGTTTCTCTGTTCGAGCCAATCTTCATTGGCAGCCATCTTTCTGGGGTTGAGACATGCCCTGAAACTG GTTCACTTGGATGCTGTGTTACTGAACTTTCAAATGCTGCACCATTTCTTCTTTGTGCTATGCAAATTAATTAAAGAAGGAAATTCATGTAGAGATCCAATTGCTGGGGGTTCTCGAGGAGTTTTAAATGTTCCACAGTTTTCTTCCCGAGGTGGATTTTTAAGGCAGCCTGTAATTAATCTGAGAAAGGACGACCTAAATTCATCTGTTGTCAATTCTACAGCCTGGGAGAAATTCTGTTGCTCAATATCAGAAATGGCATGGCCATCTGTGAAGAAGTGTTTGGCTGAAGGCAAGGCATTCAAAGATGATAAAATATCTCAG ATGACAAGTGTCCGTCTACTTGAGATCCTTCCTATTATATTTGGCGAACTTTATCCAAATTCAGGCCTCACAATGAAAGTTATAACTGACATGAAGTGGCTTCATGATTTCATGGATTGGGGTAGGTCATCACTTGCTGTGGTGGCTAGATACTGGAAACAAGCTCTAGTTTCTTTGCTGGGTGTGCTTAAGAAGTCATGCAGTCAAAATACTGCTTGTGCAATTAGGGCTGTGGAGAGGCTCATGTCATCAG ATAATGTTGCAATGGATGAAATGAATGATCAAGTCACATGCCTCTCTCTTTCATTGGTGGATGACGGTTCTTCTGCATTAAATAAATCAAACATGAAACCCAAATCAATATTCTCTGAAGAGCTATTGCACGGGCAAAATTGTTTGCTTGAAAATGTGAAATTGTTATCCCCGAATGCTGTAGAAGAACATCTGACAGGCTTGGATGGATTAATTGGTAGAGAGAGGGATAATGTGATAATTCTTCTGGATGATGATGAAAAACCAGCAATTTCTGCTGTTGAGAAGATTCAATCTTATCTTGGGTTGACTCAAGATAGTTTTGATAATAAGGCTTTTTCTTCTGTTCCTATGGAAAGAACTTTGCATtgtaatgaagaaaataattctGCGACTGGTTGTTTGGGATATTCATCAGAAACTCTTTGCGAAGGAAGTATAGAGGGTTTTTCACCTATCATTCAGAAGCTGGAGATGGATAAAACTGAAGGCAGAGAGTGGCCTGCACCTGACTTGATGTTTAAGTCCATAGAGAGTAAGGAAAAAGAGATGAGCCCTAAACACAATAAGAATTACTTTTGTCCTACAGAAAATGTATCTGACTTAAAGTCATCGGATGAAAGTGTAGATTCAGGGGGAACTGGTTCTTCCAAGTCTCAACTTGGTTGGAAAATGAAAGCACCAGTTGGTACAAGTAATATCTTTAACAGCAACAGCAAGGACCACAAAAGCGATGACAAAGTTCTAGAAAAAAGTCATCTAGTCACAAACAAGGTATTACATCATGATAGAGAAGATGATTCAtgggatttttcttttttcaagtcAGCAAGGCCTCACAAATCACTGTTATCCAAACCAAGCAACCCTGGTGCTAAACGACAAGTCATTCAACTCAACTTACCCATGCAAAACAGGTCTGGGAGCTGGAGGCTGAATCTTGAAAAGGGAAGATTTAAGGCTCCCAGGCTTGATGATTGGTATAAATCAATTCTAGAGTTGGATTACTTTGTGACAGTTGGATTAGCATCAGAAGACAAAGGTGGGAATAGGAAGTTTGGCAAATTGAAGGAGGTCCCTGTTTGTTTTAAATCACCTGATGAATATGTTGAAATTTTTCGTCCACTAGTACTAGAAGAATTTAAGGCACAGCTTCACAGTTCTTTTCAGGAGATGACTTCTGTAGATGAGATGTGTTATGGAGGTATTTCTGTGCTGTCTGTTGAGCGAATTGATGATTTTCATATGGTTCGCTGTGTCCATGATGACGCTGAATCCTCGGGTTCTAGGAGCTTCTTGGAGAAGGATCTCATATTGCTTACTAGGCAACCATTGCCACGTTCTTCCCATGGGGACATTCACATGGTCGGGAAG GTTGAGAAGCGTGAAATAGACATTAAAAGAAGATCAAGTGTCTTAGTTCTCAGACTGTATCTGCAAAATGGATCTTCTCGTCTTAATCGAGCTAGAAAGTTTCTTGTTGAACGAAGTAAATGGTGCATTAGTCACATTATGAGCATTACACCTCAACTCCGAGAATTCCAAGCATTGTCATCATTAAGAGAAATTCCTTTGCTTCCTGTTATCTTGAATCCAGCCTGTCATACTGGTGTTAATAATTCTAGAAGAGAAAATCTTGGCAGATTGTCTCAGCCTTTGCAGCAGGTTTTAAGGTCCTCATATAATGGCTCTCAACTGCAAGCTATCTCTGCTGCTATtggatcatttgatttgaaaaagGATTTTGAAGTGTCCCTTGTACAGGGTCCACCAG GGACTGGTAAGACCAGAACAATTTTGGGAATTGTGAGTGGTTTGCTAGCATTTTCCCAGACTAGGGATAAGAAAAGAACGGGAAGTCGGGATCCATATCGTACGACTAGCTCTGACATGCATTCCAGATCACAGATCAATCAGTCTGCTGCGATTGCAAGGGCATGGCAGGATGCAGCATTGGCCAAGCAACTACATGAAGAGGAAGACAGGAGCACCAAGTCCTCTGGCAGTTGCAGTAGAGGACGGATTCTCATCTGTGCTCAATCCAATGCTGCAGTTGATGAGTTAGTGTCTAGAATATCAACTGAAGGGCTTTATGGTTGTGATGGACTGATATATAAACCATATCTTGTTAGAGTTGGCAATATCAAGACTGTTCATCCGAATTCACTGCCTTACTTTATTGACACACTTGTTGATCAGCGTGTGGTTGAGGAGACTGCGAATGATGGAAAGACTGAGATTGGTGTGGACTCAGTCTCAGTTCTTCGTTCTAATCTGGAGAGTTTAGTTGATCAAATCAGATTTTATGAAGCCAAGCGTGCGAACTTGGTGGGTAGAGATCCAGATACAAGAAGACAATTAGAAGGGAGTGTTAAAGGTGATGACTTGAAGGAACCAATTGATACAGAAATTGAAGCAAAGCTGAAAAGATTGtatgagaaaaagaaagcatTCTATAAAGATCTTTCCCATGCACAAGCTCAGGAGAAAAAGGCCAGTGAAGAAAGCAAAGCTCGTAAACAGAAGTTGCGAAGGGCTATATTGAAAGAAGCTGAAGTTGTCGTGACTACACTGAGTGGCTGTGGTGGAGATCTTTATGGGGTTTGTGCTGAATCTATCTTGAGCCATAAGTTCAGCAGTTCAACAGAAAGCACCCTATTTGATGCTGTTGTAGTAGATGAAGCAGCACAA GCCCTTGAACCTGCTACATTGATTCCTCTTCAGCTGTTAAAGTCAAAGGGAACCAGATGTATAATG GTTGGTGATCCCAAACAGCTTCCTGCTACAGTTCTTTCTAACATTGCCAGCAAATATTTATATCAGTGTAGCATGTTTGAACGTTTGCAACGTGCTGGTCATCCTGTTGTCATGCTTACCCAACAG TATAGGATGCACCCGGAGATATGTCGCTTTCCTTCGTTGCACTTCTATGATGGGAAGTTGAAAAACGGCGACCAGATGTCCAGCAAAGCTGCAGTCTTCCATGAGACTGAGGGCCTTGGCCCTTACATGTTCTTTGATGTCGTTGATGGACAGGAAAGTCATGGTAAGAACACTGGTTCGCTATCCCTCTACAATGAATGTGAGGCTGATGCTGCTGTTGAAGTACTAAGACATTTTAAGAAGAG GTACCCATTGGAATTTGTCGGTGGAAGGATTGGTGTAATAACTCCATACAAGCGTCAACTTTCTGTTTTGCGTTCACGATTTTCCAGTGCATTTGGTTCTTCTATTTCAGCTGAAATGGAGTTTAATACAGTTGATGGTTTTCAAGGTCGAGAGGTTGACATCTTGGTACTTTCCACGGTTAGAGCAGCTGAACATCAGGCATCCAGATCTAGTTCTAGCAGTATTGGATTCGTTGCTGATGTTAGACGCATGAATGTTGCTCTCACAAGGGCCAAATTTTCCTTGTGGATTTTGGGAAATGCAAGAACGTTGCAGACAAATGAGAACTGGGCTTCTCTCCTGAAGGATGCTAAAGAAAGAAATTTGGTAACACAAGTTAGAAGACCATACAACAATCTTATCTTCAATTCAGCTTCACATGAAATTCCTCCCGACGAAGGTCCTGGGAATCATTTGAGGCAGCTGCAGCACGTCAATAAGGTAAAAGCAACTGCCAAGCATGCTGATGTGCAAAACACAAGGGCCAAAGATATATctgaaagaagagaaaatacaTTATGA